One segment of Zhihengliuella halotolerans DNA contains the following:
- the msrA gene encoding peptide-methionine (S)-S-oxide reductase MsrA — protein MNLGEPENRRTYYLGGGCFWCLDAVYRKLRGVTDVVSGYMGGAPDTANYRAVCGGATGHAEVVAVTFDPEVIPSDVVLDVFFATHDPTTLNRQGYDVGTQYRSVMFYETEAERAEFDAALRRHQPNYDAPIVTEVSRAPAFHEAESIHQDYYARNPGEGYCNVIINPKLSKVRRYYASWLVEGASH, from the coding sequence GTGAACCTGGGCGAACCTGAGAATCGGCGGACCTACTATCTCGGCGGAGGCTGCTTCTGGTGCCTCGATGCTGTGTACCGGAAGCTGCGCGGCGTCACGGACGTGGTCTCCGGGTACATGGGCGGCGCCCCCGACACCGCGAACTACCGGGCCGTGTGCGGCGGCGCGACCGGGCACGCCGAAGTCGTCGCGGTGACCTTCGATCCCGAGGTGATCCCGTCCGACGTCGTGCTGGACGTCTTCTTCGCCACGCACGACCCGACCACTCTGAACCGGCAGGGATACGACGTCGGCACGCAGTACCGGTCCGTCATGTTCTACGAGACCGAGGCCGAACGGGCGGAGTTTGACGCGGCGCTCCGCCGGCACCAGCCGAACTACGACGCGCCGATCGTCACCGAGGTGAGCCGCGCGCCGGCCTTCCATGAAGCGGAGTCGATTCACCAAGATTATTACGCCAGAAATCCCGGTGAAGGCTATTGCAACGTCATCATTAACCCGAAACTGTCGAAGGTGCGCAGATATTACGCTTCGTGGCTCGTCGAAGGTGCGTCCCACTAG
- a CDS encoding Nif3-like dinuclear metal center hexameric protein: protein MQDETEKQTAASENDETATPEVAEAVAGENTEDTATADDVGPEATLGDILIAVEELWPASLAEKWDRVGLVAGRTERPVRRVLFAVDPTLDVVRDAVARGTDLLITHHPLMLRGVNSVAATDPKGEVVHELIEGRCALLTVHTNGDSAVGGVSDVLADIFGLQDVEPLSAADEGLPEEGIGRIGDLPQAVTLGDFAATVYGAMPAVAGGVRVAGDRQAVIRRVAVCGGAGDSLMDTVREAGADVYVTGDLRHHPALEARETARGQRPYLIDVSHFASEWLWLPAAADALTNVLSDQNFDVEVQVSSINSDPWDFVMIGSPNQIDL from the coding sequence ATGCAGGACGAGACCGAGAAGCAAACCGCGGCTTCTGAGAATGACGAAACGGCCACGCCGGAGGTGGCGGAAGCTGTCGCCGGGGAGAACACCGAGGACACCGCCACGGCGGACGACGTCGGCCCGGAGGCGACACTGGGAGACATCCTGATCGCCGTCGAGGAGCTGTGGCCCGCGTCGCTCGCAGAGAAGTGGGACCGCGTCGGCCTGGTCGCCGGCCGCACCGAACGTCCGGTACGGCGGGTGCTGTTCGCCGTCGACCCCACGCTCGACGTCGTCCGGGACGCCGTGGCCCGCGGCACCGACCTCCTCATCACGCACCACCCGCTGATGCTGCGCGGCGTGAACTCCGTCGCCGCGACGGACCCCAAGGGCGAGGTCGTGCACGAACTCATCGAGGGCCGTTGCGCCCTGCTGACGGTGCACACGAACGGGGACTCCGCCGTCGGCGGCGTCTCCGACGTCCTCGCCGACATCTTCGGCCTGCAGGACGTCGAACCGCTCTCCGCCGCGGACGAGGGGCTGCCGGAGGAGGGAATCGGCAGGATCGGCGACCTGCCGCAGGCCGTGACGCTCGGCGACTTCGCCGCCACGGTCTACGGGGCGATGCCGGCGGTTGCCGGCGGGGTGCGCGTGGCCGGAGACCGGCAAGCGGTGATCCGCCGGGTGGCCGTCTGCGGCGGTGCCGGGGACTCCCTCATGGACACCGTGCGCGAGGCCGGGGCCGACGTGTACGTCACGGGCGATCTGCGCCACCACCCGGCCCTCGAGGCTCGGGAGACGGCCCGGGGTCAGCGCCCCTACCTGATCGACGTATCCCACTTCGCCAGCGAATGGCTCTGGCTCCCCGCCGCGGCCGACGCCCTCACCAATGTCTTGTCCGACCAGAACTTCGACGTCGAGGTCCAGGTCAGCAGCATCAATTCCGACCCGTGGGACTTCGTTATGATAGGATCCCCGAACCAAATCGACCTCTGA
- the cysK gene encoding cysteine synthase A, translating into MGKIYNNVTELVGGTPLVRLNRLTEGLPGDVAVKLEFFNPANSVKDRIGVAIVDAAEKSGALKPGGTIVEGTSGNTGIALALVGAARGYRVILTMPETMSTERRVMLRAFGAEIVLTPGSEGMRGAVEKAKQIVATNENSIWAQQFANEANSAIHRATTGQEIWDDTDGEIDVLVSGVGTGGTITGAGNLLKELKPEIKIVAVEPADSPILNGGAPGPHKIQGLGANFVPEILDTNVYDEVIDASVEDSVSTARALGTQEGILGGISSGAAVWGALQVAARPESEGKLIVAVVPDFGERYISTLLYDDIRG; encoded by the coding sequence ATGGGGAAGATCTACAACAACGTCACCGAACTCGTCGGCGGCACGCCGCTGGTCCGGCTCAACCGCCTGACGGAAGGGCTCCCCGGCGACGTCGCCGTCAAGCTGGAGTTCTTCAACCCGGCCAACAGCGTCAAGGACCGCATCGGCGTGGCTATCGTCGACGCTGCTGAGAAGTCGGGCGCGCTGAAGCCCGGCGGCACCATCGTCGAGGGCACCTCCGGCAACACGGGCATCGCCCTGGCGCTCGTCGGAGCCGCCCGCGGCTACCGCGTCATCCTGACCATGCCCGAGACCATGTCGACCGAGCGTCGCGTCATGCTCCGCGCGTTCGGCGCGGAGATCGTGCTCACCCCGGGGTCCGAAGGAATGCGCGGCGCGGTCGAGAAGGCCAAGCAGATCGTCGCCACCAACGAGAACTCGATCTGGGCGCAGCAGTTCGCCAACGAGGCCAACTCCGCGATCCACCGCGCGACGACCGGCCAGGAGATCTGGGACGACACGGACGGCGAAATCGACGTCCTCGTCTCGGGCGTCGGCACCGGCGGCACCATCACGGGCGCGGGCAACCTGCTCAAGGAGCTCAAGCCGGAGATCAAGATCGTCGCCGTCGAGCCGGCCGACTCCCCCATCCTCAACGGCGGCGCACCCGGCCCGCACAAGATCCAGGGCCTCGGCGCGAACTTCGTACCGGAGATCCTGGACACCAACGTGTACGACGAGGTCATCGACGCCTCGGTCGAGGATTCGGTCTCGACCGCCCGCGCACTCGGCACGCAGGAGGGCATCCTCGGAGGCATCTCCTCCGGCGCAGCCGTCTGGGGTGCCCTGCAGGTGGCAGCCCGCCCGGAGAGCGAGGGCAAGCTCATCGTCGCCGTCGTCCCGGACTTCGGCGAGCGTTACATCTCGACCCTGCTCTACGACGACATCCGCGGCTGA
- the gndA gene encoding NADP-dependent phosphogluconate dehydrogenase, with protein MPAQIGVTGLAVMGANLARNFARNGYTVAVHNRSVGKTDALLDAHGDEGDFVRTESLEELVASLETPRRVMIMVKAGKPVDSVIEQLVPLLEAGDIVIDGGNSHYEDTRRREAELAEHDLHFVGVGVSGGEEGALLGPSIMPGGSKQSYEALGPMLEKISAKYDGEPCCTWISTDGAGHFVKMVHNGIEYADMQVIGEAYDLMRSAAGIEPAEQSKIFADWMKTSLSSFLIEISAEVLAQVDAETGKPLVDVIVDSAGQKGTGRWTVVSALQLGSPVSGIAESVFARGLSSQRTQREQAQEILAGHETQVELPENFVEDVRQALFASKLVSYAQGLDMLGSAASEYGWELKLDEIASLWRAGCIIRADLLDEIMKAYADGQKPENLLLAPAFAEAIAEAIPAWRRVIATAVQLGIPVPVFSASLAYYDGLRRKRLPAALIQGQRDLFGAHTYERVDREGTFHTQWSGDKTEIAAVSTH; from the coding sequence ATGCCTGCACAGATTGGCGTCACCGGCCTAGCCGTCATGGGCGCAAACCTCGCCCGCAACTTCGCGCGCAACGGATACACCGTCGCCGTCCACAACCGCTCGGTCGGCAAGACCGACGCGCTGCTGGATGCACACGGCGACGAGGGCGACTTCGTGCGCACCGAGTCGCTCGAGGAGCTCGTCGCGAGCCTCGAGACCCCGCGCCGCGTCATGATCATGGTCAAGGCAGGCAAGCCGGTCGACTCCGTGATCGAGCAGCTGGTCCCGCTCCTGGAGGCAGGTGACATCGTCATCGACGGCGGCAACTCGCACTACGAGGACACCCGCCGCCGCGAGGCCGAGCTGGCCGAGCACGACCTGCACTTCGTCGGTGTCGGCGTCTCCGGCGGCGAGGAGGGTGCACTCCTCGGCCCGTCGATCATGCCGGGCGGCTCGAAGCAGTCCTACGAGGCCCTCGGCCCGATGCTCGAGAAGATCTCCGCGAAGTACGACGGCGAGCCGTGCTGCACGTGGATCTCCACCGACGGAGCCGGTCACTTCGTGAAGATGGTCCACAACGGCATCGAGTACGCCGACATGCAGGTCATCGGCGAAGCCTACGATCTCATGCGCTCGGCCGCCGGCATCGAGCCCGCCGAGCAGTCGAAGATCTTCGCCGACTGGATGAAGACGTCCCTCTCCTCGTTCCTCATCGAGATCTCCGCCGAGGTCCTCGCGCAGGTCGACGCCGAGACGGGCAAGCCCCTCGTCGACGTCATCGTCGACTCCGCCGGCCAGAAGGGCACGGGCCGCTGGACTGTGGTCTCCGCGCTCCAGCTCGGCTCGCCGGTCTCCGGCATCGCCGAGTCCGTCTTCGCACGCGGCCTCTCTTCGCAGCGCACGCAGCGCGAGCAGGCCCAGGAGATCCTGGCCGGCCACGAGACGCAGGTCGAGTTGCCGGAGAACTTCGTCGAGGACGTCCGCCAGGCGCTCTTCGCCTCGAAGCTCGTCTCCTACGCCCAGGGCCTGGACATGCTGGGCAGCGCCGCCTCCGAGTACGGGTGGGAGCTCAAGCTCGACGAGATCGCCTCGCTGTGGCGCGCCGGCTGCATCATCCGCGCCGACCTGCTCGACGAGATCATGAAGGCCTACGCCGACGGCCAGAAGCCGGAGAACCTCCTGCTCGCCCCGGCCTTCGCCGAGGCCATCGCCGAGGCTATCCCGGCATGGCGCCGCGTGATCGCCACCGCCGTGCAGCTCGGCATCCCGGTGCCGGTCTTCTCGGCCTCGCTGGCCTACTACGACGGTCTGCGCCGCAAGCGCCTGCCCGCCGCACTCATCCAGGGCCAGCGCGACCTCTTCGGCGCGCACACGTACGAGCGCGTCGACCGCGAGGGCACCTTCCACACCCAGTGGAGCGGCGACAAGACGGAGATCGCCGCCGTCTCGACGCACTAG
- the epsC gene encoding serine O-acetyltransferase EpsC: protein MNFFARLREDLVSARAHDPAARGDVENFLAYSGLHAIWLHRVANRLWQRPHLRLPARLLSQFARFLTGIEIHPGATIGRRFFIDHGSGVVIGETAEVGDDVMLYHGVTLGGRSLAKVKRHPTLGDRVVVGAGAKILGPILIGADSAVGANAVVVKDAPPDSIVTGIPATNRPRRPEEHKPAVDPAEYIDPAIYI from the coding sequence GTGAATTTCTTCGCACGCCTGCGGGAGGACCTCGTCTCCGCGCGCGCCCATGATCCGGCGGCGCGCGGAGACGTGGAGAATTTCCTCGCCTATTCAGGGCTGCACGCCATCTGGCTGCACCGGGTGGCCAACCGGCTGTGGCAACGTCCGCACCTGCGCCTTCCCGCGCGCCTGCTCTCCCAGTTCGCGCGCTTCCTGACGGGCATCGAGATCCATCCGGGCGCGACGATCGGCCGGCGTTTCTTCATCGACCACGGCTCCGGCGTCGTCATCGGCGAGACCGCAGAGGTCGGCGATGACGTCATGCTGTATCACGGCGTCACACTCGGTGGTCGCTCGCTGGCGAAGGTCAAGCGCCACCCGACGCTCGGCGACCGTGTGGTCGTCGGCGCCGGGGCAAAGATCCTGGGGCCGATCCTGATCGGAGCTGATTCAGCGGTCGGGGCCAACGCCGTCGTCGTCAAGGACGCGCCGCCGGATTCCATCGTGACGGGTATCCCGGCCACGAACCGGCCGCGGCGGCCGGAGGAGCACAAGCCGGCTGTCGATCCGGCGGAATACATCGACCCGGCCATCTACATCTAA
- a CDS encoding DUF3052 domain-containing protein has product MSEAAAATSMAAARMGFKEGDLIQELGYDDDVDFDLRDALEDGIGSELLTEEDQDVVDGVILWWRKGDGDLVDALVDALTTLDEGGVVWLLTPKNGREAHVPPAEILEAAPTAGLHVTTSEGVSEDWAAARLMSRRKN; this is encoded by the coding sequence GTGAGCGAGGCTGCAGCAGCTACATCGATGGCTGCCGCCAGGATGGGATTCAAAGAGGGCGACCTCATTCAGGAGTTGGGGTACGACGACGACGTCGACTTCGATCTGAGAGACGCGCTTGAGGATGGCATCGGTTCCGAACTGCTCACCGAAGAGGACCAAGACGTCGTAGACGGCGTCATCCTGTGGTGGCGGAAGGGCGACGGCGACCTCGTCGACGCCCTGGTCGACGCGCTAACGACGCTCGATGAAGGGGGAGTGGTGTGGCTGCTGACCCCGAAGAACGGGCGCGAAGCGCACGTTCCCCCGGCAGAAATCCTGGAGGCCGCGCCGACGGCGGGGCTTCACGTGACCACGAGCGAAGGTGTCTCGGAAGACTGGGCGGCGGCGCGCCTGATGTCGCGTCGCAAGAACTGA
- a CDS encoding redoxin domain-containing protein, translated as MKLLVPGTRVPDFELTTTHGERMTSAEMPASYLLVFYPFAFSRVCTAELRELQEHLADMHDRDVEIFGVSVDHKFALRAYAEQEGLEFALLADFWPHGATAQQFGCFDADAGRALRATYLVRKGRIVDAFSSAAGEARPWSRYEQALERAA; from the coding sequence GTGAAGCTTCTGGTTCCGGGGACTCGCGTCCCGGACTTCGAGCTGACCACAACGCACGGCGAGCGGATGACGTCGGCCGAGATGCCGGCGTCGTACCTGCTGGTCTTCTATCCGTTCGCGTTCTCTCGGGTCTGCACCGCGGAGCTGCGCGAGCTGCAGGAGCATCTGGCGGACATGCACGACCGGGACGTCGAGATCTTCGGGGTTTCGGTTGATCACAAGTTCGCCCTGCGGGCCTATGCCGAGCAGGAGGGGCTGGAGTTCGCCCTCCTCGCGGACTTCTGGCCGCACGGGGCGACCGCGCAGCAGTTCGGCTGCTTCGACGCCGACGCCGGGCGGGCGTTGCGGGCCACGTATCTCGTCCGCAAGGGTCGCATCGTGGACGCGTTCTCCTCCGCGGCGGGCGAGGCTAGGCCGTGGTCGCGCTACGAGCAGGCCCTGGAGCGAGCGGCCTGA